From the Oryzias melastigma strain HK-1 unplaced genomic scaffold, ASM292280v2 sc01541, whole genome shotgun sequence genome, the window AGCGGGGAAAACaatcaaaagtttgtttttgttaaataagaTGTAGATTTAGTTTAACTGATTTTATGATCAAATTATGTTTAATCATTTATTAAGATGACAAAAAAGTGGATTAGTCTATGCTacatattaaaaagtgataTTATCTTCCTTTATCTGTTTTAGGTGTTGAAATATGCATGGATGTGTGTTGATAAACTTAATTATGAAGGACATTTTATGGgttaaaactttttataataTGATGAATATGAGGGGAAACCCCAAAAGttaattatgatatttttatgagcaaaaaataaataataaaagaagacaaaacgTCTCCTTGACTCTTTGTCCTTGACTATATCATTGACATCCATCAATGATACATCtgtcatgttttaaatattttgttatttgcaCAGAGATCTTTTCACGGTCagttaccagaaaaaaaaaatgtacatgatcTTATTAAGTTTTACCTTCCCGTCAGTATCGCCTACAAAGACATTGCAGCATTGCTTGTTTCACCTCACCATTGTGTATTTACTGAAGTATCTCTGAACGTCACCGAAAACGAGTTTTAAAGTCaggtgagtttttttattttggccctGGGGATATACTAGTTCTGAACAACTGGTTAGCTACGCAAGAACATTTTTGTGGTATGCACGCCAAACCAGTACtacttgtttatttgtacttctcTGTCCTTTTAGGCGCTCTGTAGATAGACAAGAAATAAGTTTGTGAacgtttttttctgaattttttggTTCCTATCCTGAAACAGCAAAGTTATAAGTGAACAGAATCAAGTCGTACCATCAGACTGNTTTTGGCCCTGGGGATATACTAGTTCTGAACAACTGGTTAGCtacacaagaacatttttgtggTATGCACGACAAACCAGTACtacttgtttatttgtacttctcTGTCCTTTTAGGCGCTCTGTAGATAGACatgaaaaaagtttgtgaaagtttttttcagaattttttggTTCCTATCCTCAAACATCAAAGTTATAAGTGAACAGAATCAAGTCGTACCATCAGACTGTGTTACTTTCTGATTTATTACACAACTTTTGAACATTCCACAACAATCATGCAGGAAGAAAAGGGGAAATATACAAAGCTTTACAGGCCTTGTTGATGCACTTATGAAGTACCTTGGCCTCGTTTcttcagaaaaactcaaatgtgaGGAGACGCCGCGAGTGAtgggagacaaaaaaacatgtcagagaaCAATAACAGAGATCAATATTTAGAACTGTGCTCCATGTGTTCACACATTCAAATGCATCCATGtttattttggttcagttttaggATTATCCCAGGACTTTTTCACATGAAGGATGCAAACTTCAACCAAACTTCCTCTTATTTAGCTTTGTATTCAGCAAAGTCAATGACACCAGAACAAACAATGACATTTACAATGTTAGAAGACTGTCAGCAATCCATAGTATTGGATCATTTTGAACACATCCATTCACAAAGCACGTCCAAAGTCTGTTCTTTGGAGTCCTGTTGAAATTCTCTCTCAAATTGCTCACACAGCTGATAAAACCACCTCTAAATctcatttaaactaaaacttcCACCTcaatcatttgtgtttttagcttctGTGTGattcttttcacattttgagcCATGATATTTACCACAAATCCACGTTTAGTCGCCTACATCACAGCACAAATGCTGCTGATTCCACCAGGttgaaaacatcaaacacaaaagcaacaacaagcTGAATCCTAAAAGGAAGCTGCATGGACTCTATGTAGAAGTGCAGGACTCTGAAGACATCCTGAGTTTGAAAACTTTCTActgaagtttgaaagttttctgactgaaacagaaaaactcaaCGTAGATttgtttaaaggtttttttatgaACAACAACTGTATCTCTTTTTACAGCGACCACCAGGTGAACAtcattaattaatcaaataattcaCTATTTTAGCAGCTTTTACAAACAGCATCTGTGCTGGCAGACTTTTAAGTTGTGGAAAATGATAGGAAATAAGATGTTTATCTAAGTtatcttctgatttttttttaccttaaagatCACAGTTTGTACTTGACAAAGCTTCATGAGTTCATGACTTCACGTGTTGCCAAACAGACTAAAAACCTTTCATGCTAACATTAAATCAGAGTTTCAGTCAAACTGAAGTCAGACGACTTCTACTACGACTTGTATCAAATGTCTGCTGTGAATTGGGGGCACAAAGCTAACAGTCGTCCTGTAACATCTCCAGTATTGATTACAAACCAGCAACTTGGTCATCATTCCGACTCCAAAGAGTTTGTACAAAAGTCAGGATGAGGAACGAGCAGGCAGCCGCAACTAGAAAGCATCTTTAAATATCAAACTTAGCTACATACAAACTGGTATCAAAAGCTAAATAAAGTgaatacaaaaacaatgaaagtgaTCTAGTGTATATCAGTGGACTGAAACTGTCAAGAAGCTGCCTTTTAAATCAACTGAGCATTGGATACAACCACTTCAAGGTGAGATCAAACaatctttttgtaattttttacacacttttctTTAGCCAGttgaaaatgtcctaaaaacaaatgtttacaaactCAAATGTTCATAGCCTGATCCCATTCTTTGGTTACGGAGGGTCACAAAGAAACCTACAAAGGAGACATTTTCAATCCATCCGTTTACAGGATGGAACTCatttaaagagacaaaaatgacttcaatgtgggtttaaaaaaacagcattgatAAAAAGTGATAGTATCAAAGTTCCCATGTAGCCTACAACACATACAACATATTATTGCACCAAATTCAATCATTTGAAAACTGTGTCAGAGCAAAACTCAAAACGTTTTCCTCTAATTTCTGAAATGCTaaataaatggaagaaaataatgaatgtTTAGTACAAGATTGCTCAAAAATAACGCTTGTAATATGATCCATCAAACCATGTTTGATTAAGAGTGATTCATGTgatgtttaaatgtgttaattctAATTCAAGTAAAgcaaattaatcttaaaaacagtttttgccagaaacatttttttgcttgagCTCAACAGGATTTTTGTGAAATGTAAATCTTGGaggaaactttatttaaaaaatgtacattctaatagtttagtttaattttaacagatttgattttaaaacatcttGTTAAAGAAATAACATAAAGAGAGAGAGGTGAGATTTACCACCAACTGCTAATctttccaattttaaaaactgaaaaattatttttggccaaaaaaattaCCTTTACATAAACAGTGCCCTCTAGCTGTAGACTGAGGAACAGTTCTGTAGTGAAGGAATAATTAGTGAATAAAAGTTGATGGTTTCAGTAGAGCTAAGTTGAGTGAAAACCATTGTTTTGAGATGAAAATACATCTCAGATTAGAGTTTTTAATAACCAATGAAGACGTGTAAATGTctgctaaaaaatgaaaaaaaatatcactttcatttttacctCGAACTTTCTAAACACTTTTTCTGGTTCAACGGTTACAAACAAACTGAATAAATGTAAAGGAATCAAGTGCTTTAAACCCATGTATACTCGTCTACCATACATgggtttaaagttaaaaaattctTTACAGCGTTTAAATAtatctcatttgtttttatgtgttttagagagtgttattatttatttataattatttatttatatttgttatttgtaCAGCTCCTTGAGGTGTTTTTACAGGAAATGAGCTTTGTTACTTCACTTTGTCAAGTTTATCAGTCATGCCATTAAACTTCATCCATCCTCTCCTTCTGGGCTTGAGTAAtcagcatttacaagctcagttctATAGATTCTGGCACAAAggcaaaatctgttcatttgacagcagcgtgttacctgtaacactagaaggcacagttcttgcactatttacagcttagtttgtagagataataaaagtttaaatataccACGACATCAGTCATGTTCTAAGCTTTAATTGGAgacatgttttgtgaaaatcggtttcaaaaatgagggagctagcctgATTTTTGTATAGCTATGCATGCATGAAGCAGCTGCATTCTGTTGATGTGACTCGCCGCATAGCAATGGTGCCCACgcgcacgtctctgtctatagcagcgaaTAGACAAGGGCCAGTCCAGTAATATATAGAAATACGTTAGATCCTGCTTTTGCAAAGCCCGACAGCAGGACTACAGGTGTTCTAACGATCTGTCCTACCTCGTGAGATTTTCCTACCCTTATCATCAGATAATCCTAACTACTGTAAATAAACTGATATACAGTTTTGATGTTTGGTCGTAAACACAGCAGGGTAGGAGAGAAATATGGGTGGAGTAGGGCAGAACTATGGAGAAGCAGCGCGGCCTCACGGGGGTCCGACGAACAAATTTACAGCAAGGGTGCACATCATGATCACAAGATTGAGGGGTAGCATAGATTTATGGGCAGTTcgctaaaactgaaaaagatgacGTATTTCAGATTTGCGCATGTGCAAAAAGTGTAGGTAGGACAGAATCACTGGGAGGAAGGATTTATAGAACATCGGCGCAGCTTCTCGTTTTAGTCATAAAATGTATTCCTAtgagttattttattaaaaaaaaacaaaagagtacAAATGCTTTTTTGGACTCCAAGCTGCACTGACTAACATTCTAAATTCATTCTCTTCTGTAGCACATTTCACACATAAACAGTATAAAAGTATTAAATGGTTTGAAGTTCACAATAACAGCATTTCTGTTACTGGGTGTGACTGGAGATCTACCTGTGACCTCTGCTTCCTGTTCATAGTCCAATATGTTGTTCCTGTTCCCTTTCCTGTTACTGATCTGTTAATGATTCATGtaaaactgaattcatgcagaACAGTGAAGGAGGAACAAGTCTTTATCTAGAAACAGAAAGAGAGATTAAACATTCCCTGAAGGACACAGAAATGGCGCAGCAAACTTTTCTGGATAAAGAGAAGCTGATCTGTTCGATCTGTTTGGATCTGCAGAAGGATCCGGTCACTATTCCTTGTGGACACAGTTACTGTCTGGAATGTATTGAGAACTTCTGGGGAGAGGAACAAAAAGCTCTCAGCTGTCCTCAGTGCAGACAAAGCTTCACTTCAAGGCCTGTCCTGGTAAGAAACACTATTTTAGCAGAGTTGGTGGAGGACGCAAGAAAAGCAGAGCTTCAACCGTCTTCATCTGAGCGTTCTCCAACTGGACCAGAACATGTCGACTGTGATTTCtgtgaaggaaagaagctgaaaGCTGCCATGTCTTGTCTGACCTGTTTGGCTTCTTACTGTGAGCAGCACCTCCAGCCCCATTTTAGGGTTGCTGGGTTAAAGAAGCACAAGCTGGTCAAAGCCACTCTAAAGCTTCAGGAGAACATCTGTCCTCGTCATGATGAAGTGATCAAGATCTTCTGCCGCACTGATCAGAAGTGTATTTGTATTCTCTGCTCCATGGATGAACACAAAGGTCATGACATGgtgtctgctgcagcagaaagggcTGAAAGACAGACAAAGCTGGGACTGGATCGACAAAAAGTCCAACAGAGAATCCTCAAGTTAGAAGAAGATTTAGAAGAGCTTCAGCAGACGGTGGAGACCATCAATCTGTCTGCTGAGAAAAGCATCAAAGAAAGTCAGAACGTCTTCAAAGGTTTGATCCGTCTCTTGGAGCAAAAATGCTCAGAAGTGGAGCAGAAGGTCAAATCCTATCAGATGGAGGAAGTGAGGAAAGTGGAAGAACTCCAGGAGAAGATGCAGCAGGAGATCACCAAACTGAGGAAAACAGAGGCTGAGCTGGACCAGCTCTCATCTACAGAAGATCATCTCCATTTTCTCAACAACTACTCCTCCCTGTCAGATCTGAGTGTCTGTACAGACTTAGCCAGCTTTCAACAAGCTCAGCACTGCTTTGATGATGCTCTCAAAGCTGTGTCTGAGGCcacagagaagctggaggagacTCTCAGAGACCAGACCACAAAGATTTCACACACACTGGATGTTATTCTGTTTGAAGACTTCAGATCCAGAGAGGACTTCATGAAGTACTATCATCAGATCACACTGGATCCAAACACAGCAAACACATTTCTATCTCTGAGTATACAGAACAGAACAGCAACACAGACAAAAGTAAGGcagaaatattcaaatcatCCAGACAGGTTTGTTCAATGGTCTCAGGTTCTGAGTGCAGAAGGTCTGACTGGACGttgttactgggaggtggagtgGAGAGGGGGGGTTTATGTGTCAGTTGCATACAAAGATATCAGTCGTACAGGAACCTATGATGAATGTGTGTTTGGACGTAATGATAAATCCTGGGCATTGAAGTGTTTACCCACTGGATATGAATATTATCACAACAAGATCAGTGTTTCTATTTCAGCTCCTCAATCCTCCAGagttggagtttatttaaatcacagagCAGGAACTTTGTCTTTCTACAGCGTTTCTGACTCCATGACTCTCATACACAAagtccagaccacattcactcagCCTCTGTATGCTGGATTCTGCATTTTAAATGGAGGAAAGATCAGGTTGTTGGATTGAAGTAAAAATCAGTCACTGATCTGTGAGTCTCAATGATGAAATATATCTGCAGAGTAGAAAACCAAAACTCAGGAAAATACTGTTTATGTAACAtctaataatgtgttaaaaatagtttttgtttattaatcaAAATAACACACCAAACACAGGATTCATTGtgtaattaaaatgtgaaacaatataaaaatgtggttttgtaaaaaacttaattttaatcaaaacaaacacaaaaaaaaataaaaaaaaatctatcaaataagaataaaacatttcttaacaACACACCTGAACACGAGTACATGAGCTTCAAGAAGACGTCCTCAAAGCTTCATGAAATCTTCAACTAAACATAGTTTTCTGATTATCTTTGTttcaaaatcaattttaaagttgttgGTTTTGCTGCTTAACTGCAAtgtagtaaagtttatttttttgctgtaaataacACATattgaatataaaatgtttttatttatgaatattgtAATCTCCATCTctcttgtgttttagtttttccagCTAATAACAGTGAgtcaaaaatcaaaagtgaGTAACTGTTGGATCAGGGATGAGATGCAGATGAATATTTACTGATTTTATGATCAAATTATGTTTAGTCttttgtttcacattaaaaaatatatacatttgtaTTAAAGGTTAAGTCTGCATGGATGTCTGTTTATAAACCTCATTTTAAGAAGACTTTTTTGGTGGGTTAAAAATTcctatattaaaataaatatcaaggAAAAACAGATTGTTGATTATGATATGATTGTTTTCTAGgaaactaaaaactataaaagaaaatgaaaagtctcTTTGACTCTTTATCATTCAGACTATATTATTGATTTCCAGAAACATTATATTTGTCatgattttaatcttttgtttccACACTGCAACATTTAATGTGCAATAGTTGAGtctgaaggtaaaataaaactcaataagCTCACATAATGTCTGAATCAGGAAACTGACTCTGAAAACGTCTCATCAGAGCAAATGACCTGTTAGTTACTCATGTACACAGAAACCAGTAATACTGAtactttaggggctccataggtagaaagaaagaaagagtttaaatatttgttttttatctttgatctCATCCTCAAGCTTCAAAGTTATAAGTGAAGAGAATCAAGTCGTACCATCAGACTGTGTTACTTTCTGATTTATTACACAACTTTTGAACATTCCACAACAATCATGCAGGAAGAAAAGGGGAAATATACAAAGCTTTACAGGCCTTGTTGATGCACTTATGAAGTACCTTGGCCTCGTTTcttcagaaaaactcaaatgtgaGGAGACGCCGCGAGTGAtgggagacaaaaaaacatgtcagagaaCAATAACAGAGATCAATATTTAGAACTGTGCTCCATGTGTTCACACATTCAAATGCATCCATGtttattttggttcagttttaggATTATCCCAGGACTTTTTCACATGAAGGATGCAAACTTCAACCAAACTTCCTCTTATTTAGCTTTGTATTCAGCAAAGTCAATGACACCAGAACAAACAATGACATTTACAATGTTAGAAGACTGTCAGCAATCCATAGTATTGGATCATTTTGAACACATCCATTCACAAAGCACGTCCAAAGTCTGTTCTTTGGAGTCCTGTTGAAATTCTCTCTCAAATTGTTCACACAGCTGATAAAACCACCTCTAAATctcatttaaactaaaacttcCACCTTAATCATTTGGTTTTTTACCCTTTGTGTGACTCTTTTCCCATTTTGAGCCATGATATTTACCACAAATCCACGTTTAGTCGCCTACATCACAGCACAAATGCTGCTGATTCCACCAGGttgaaaacatcaaacacaaaagcaacaacaaactGAATCCTAAAAGGAAGCTGCATGGAGAAGAGCAGAACCCGGAAAGGGTTGGAGCCCAGGTTGACTCTATGGAGCCCTCTGGTGTCTGCATGGAGAAGTGCAGGACTCTGAAGACATCCTGAGTTTGAAAACTTTCTActgaagtttgaaagttttctgACTGAAACGCAAAAACTCAACGTAGATTTGTTTAAAGGTTTCTTTATGAGCAACAACTGTATCTCTTTTTACAGCGACCACCAGTTGAACttcattaattaataaaataattcactATTTTAGCAGCTTTTACAAACAGCATCTGTGCTGGCAGactttcagttctttttttggtgGGACCCCCTTCATCACAGTAAATTCCACTGCTAGTTTAGAAACTCAAAAGAAGCTTCATCACATATCTCTgagattcttttatttaaataaatgctgtaTTTGAGCATCACAATATAATAGAACTTCTTTGTGCTGTTCATCATGTGTttagaatgtaaaatgttcttaattCTGAAAATTGTAATCTCtcttgtgttttaatttaatcagcTAATAAGAGTGGGTCAAAAATCaaagctgtttatttgttagatgtagaaaaacattttctgattttatgattaacttttatttaattcagctgataatttctttcttctttctttatttgtttcctttcgtgaagcagcaggaacatcaaaaacacaaaatcaaatacaGAATACAACACAGTCCTACAACTTCAAgaatgaaagggagcagatggaagaacaatgttcttattttgtgtctgctcctgctaaatcaaaatactcgtatatataaacaaatatactTAGTTCAGATGGCCCCGCCGTTGGCCATTCacaagcaaaacaataaaatcaaacaaacaaaaacaaaaaaataaaataaaaaattaactcaGAAGATGAAATCAACTACTTTTGACATAACTTTCCAATTTCATTCTCCTAAACATATTCCTAAACTGGAGAATATTTGTGgaacaaagtcatttttttgtaagttccAAAGTTTAACACAGTAAGTTAAATAAGGCAGAATAAGTGAACAATATAACATTCTCAGTGTCCTACAAGATGAAAGAAACTTTAcattattcaaaacaaatattgtttttgacactttagctttaacatttgATATATGAGGTTTCCATGTCAGATTTTCATCAACTACTACCCCAAGGAATCTATACTCGGGTACCTTTTCTATTTGTACACCATCGATATGCAGAGTGAcatcattctgttttcttttcacaaaaaccataaactttgtttttgccaaattCAACGAcaacttatttttataaaaccaaTTCCTCaattttatcatttctttttcaacttgttctgttacattttttaaatcttttccaGAACAATATAAGGTCGTATCATCGGTGAATAATATAAGATTTAGAACGTTAGAAACTTTACAGAtgtcatttatatataaaataaaaagaattggaCCCAAAATTGATCCTTGTGGAACACCATATTCAATATTCATGCGTTTTGAAGTATGGCCTGAAACTGTACATATTGTTGTCTTTTGTTCAAATAACTAGTCAGCCAGTTAAGGGCCACACCTCTTATACTAAAAGAATATaactttgaaattaaaatggAATGGTCAATAGTGTCAAACGCCttctttaaatcaataaatactcctattgtcatttttttttcatcaattgcTGTTGATATGTCTTCAGTTATTTTCATCATTGCCAAGGCTGTAGAACGATTTGAGCGAAAACCATATTGATTgtcatttaataatttatttttttcaacaaaactatttaatcttttaacaaACAGTTTTTCTAAGATTTTAGAAAACTGTGAAAGTAATGAGATTGGCCTGTAGTTATTGAAACAATGTTTGTCACCTGACTTGTAAAATGGAATAACTTTAGCAGTTTTCATACCATCAGGACAGATACCTGTTTTAAATGAgagattaaaaacataacataaagGTCTGATTAAACAATCTTTTCATTTAGCCCATTCAGTAGTTCTTCTAGGTtgtctttaaacatttctatatttgaacctataaacacacataataataatatttctattcttttctaGTTCTATTTCCACTGCAACGCTCTCCAGTAAATCGTCGATTACTGAAGTCAATCTTTTCACAggtttacattttaagaaacTATCCACATataaagccacaccccctccaaTTCTATTCACTCTGTTGCTGACATACAAATCATAACCATCAATATTTAGCTCAGTAGCTTTTCCTTGGTTTATCCATGTCTCTGATAGAGCAATTATCTTAAATTTACTCTTAAATGAGTTCAAACAATCATTGATTTTACTA encodes:
- the LOC112141040 gene encoding E3 ubiquitin/ISG15 ligase TRIM25-like, whose amino-acid sequence is MQNSEGGTSLYLETEREIKHSLKDTEMAQQTFLDKEKLICSICLDLQKDPVTIPCGHSYCLECIENFWGEEQKALSCPQCRQSFTSRPVLVRNTILAELVEDARKAELQPSSSERSPTGPEHVDCDFCEGKKLKAAMSCLTCLASYCEQHLQPHFRVAGLKKHKLVKATLKLQENICPRHDEVIKIFCRTDQKCICILCSMDEHKGHDMVSAAAERAERQTKLGLDRQKVQQRILKLEEDLEELQQTVETINLSAEKSIKESQNVFKGLIRLLEQKCSEVEQKVKSYQMEEVRKVEELQEKMQQEITKLRKTEAELDQLSSTEDHLHFLNNYSSLSDLSVCTDLASFQQAQHCFDDALKAVSEATEKLEETLRDQTTKISHTLDVILFEDFRSREDFMKYYHQITLDPNTANTFLSLSIQNRTATQTKVRQKYSNHPDRFVQWSQVLSAEGLTGRCYWEVEWRGGVYVSVAYKDISRTGTYDECVFGRNDKSWALKCLPTGYEYYHNKISVSISAPQSSRVGVYLNHRAGTLSFYSVSDSMTLIHKVQTTFTQPLYAGFCILNGGKIRLLD